The Streptomyces sp. NBC_01439 genome contains the following window.
TTGGCACTGGAGGCGCCCCGGGCCTGCAGCGTCCACAGGATCGCGGTGGCGTGCCGGGGTGCGAGCAGCGTGAGGGTGTCTTCGATGTCCTGGGCCTGCGGCACCGCCTTGGGCACGCGCTGGCCCGTGACGGCGTCCAGGACGGTGTGCTTCTCCAGGTGGGTCCGGGCCCAGTGGGCCAGTTCCGGCAGCACCGGCAGCACCGCCTTGCCGCGGGCGGACAGGCCGTAGAGGACGTTGCGCCGGTCGAGGGCGGCGCGCTCGACCATCCCGGCGTCGATGAGCTTGCGGAGCTTGGGGTGGAGCTGGCCGTCGACGAGCCAGGGCAGGCGGGTCTTGATGTCGCTGTAGCGCAGGGGCTGTTCGGCCAGGGTCATCAGCACCCACACGTTCCAGCGCGGGGCCAGCATCTGCAGGCTTTCGGTAACGCGGGACAGGTCGGCGGCGACGGTTTCGGGCATGCCGGGGGTAGGCAAAGTGGTGCTCCTGGAACGTGGGTGAAGGAGGGTTCAGCGCGCCCGCGCGGCCGAGGCTGCGGGTGCGCCGGCCGGCAGGCCGGGCATGGCCGGGGCTTGCTCGGCGGGCGCGGGGGCGCGGTGCAGGCTCTGCAGGACGGCGGAGGTGTGCCGGGCCTGGGAGTCGCGGACGGCGACGGCTTCGCCGATGCGGCGGGCGCAGTCGAGGAGGTGTCCGGCGGTGAAGCGGCCGATCTCGCGGTCGGGGTGGGTCAGCTGGCGCAGGCGCTCGGCCTGGAAGGCGATGTCCCGCTCGGCGAACTCGACCGCGGACAGGGAGCCGAGGAGCGCGGCCAGCATGCTGGGGTGGCCGGTGGCGTCCGCGTGGGCTTCGAGTTCGGCACGGGGACGGCCGTAGAGGGCTTCGATGCGTTCGGTGATGGCTTGGGAGGTGCGGTGCGGCAATCAGCGGCCTCTCTTTGCGGGCACTGGCGGTAAGGCGGCGGAGGCGGAACGGGGACTCAGCCGGGCTGCGAGACGCTGCTGGTCGAACGCGACTGGCCGGCGGGGAGGGTTGGTCGGCGCCGGCATGGACGTGAGGAGCTCGCCCAGGGCGATCAGGTACTCGCCGCGGGCGGACAAGGCGGCGTCCAACCACTGCGAGTCCATCCGCAGCTGCGCAGCCGACAGCTCGTTCATGTCCCGGTCCGGGGCCATGGCTGCGTGCACGCGGTCCCGGACCCGGGCGACCTGTTCCTCGGTCAGCGCAAGGAAGGAACGCAGCTCCAGCGCCCGCGATACCGGCGGCGGCGCGATCCCGGCCACCGCCTGCGCGTACAGCTCGCCGACCGGGGCGCCGAAGACTTCTTCGAGGCGGGTGTCCTGGCTGGAGGGCTTGGTGGAAGCGCTCATCGCACAGAGCCCCGCACCGGCACCGCGGTGGCGGCAGGCCCGGCAACCGGCGTGGTCCGGACGGCCGGAGCCAGTCCGTTGGTGCGTGCGGACCAGGCAGCGCGGTTACCGGGGGCGTTGCCGTCGAGGAGGTAGCGCACGACCATGGCGCGCCCGTCGCGGGCCGCGACCGCCGCGTTCACCTGGTGGGCCAGGGCCATGGCCGGGTCGTCCAGCTCGCCCGGAGTGCTGCCGAGTTCCGCGACGAGCGCGTCCTCGGCGCGGGTGAGGGCTTCCTGGGCATCGGTGAGATGCCCGTACCAGCGCAGCACCGTGGCCGCGCCGGGATCGGCACCCGGTGCCGCCGTGACCGCAGCCCGCAGCTCGTCGAGGGTCATCCTGTATCGGGCTTCAATCTGCTGGGTGATGGCACTCACGACATCGTCGGACTCCAGTGCTTCGGACACCGTGGACTCCTCTCCAGAAATAGTGGGCATGCCTCGCCCAAGGCGACAGGCAGGGGTGGAAAGCCCGGGCGGCGTTACCCGCCGGGCTGATTCAAGAGTCCGGACAATCCCCGGTTTGGCTAACCGGGGATGTGCTGTTACCTTCTCCGCCCACAACCCGATCAGCGGGAGCGTCCCGATCGCGGACCTGCGGCAGGGGCTGGCGGGAGTGTCGGCACCGCAGAAGTGCGCGCGGCCGATGCCCGAAGCGCCGGCGTGGCCGGGAGCGGGGCGTCGCGGTCCTCCAGCCACGCGTCCGCGGCCTCGAAGGTCTCGAAGCCGCCCTCGCGCAGGGTGTGGGTCCACGTGCTGGTGTCCAGCTCCTCCAGCAACACCCGGTACGGGTACGGCGCCATTTCGTCGAGTGCCCGCAGCAGCACCGTGATCTCCGGCTTCAGGCCGGAGTCCTCGGTGTAGCTGAACAGGACGGCGAAGTTGTCCCCGTCGCCCATCAACCGCCGCTCCAGGGCGACGGTGGTCTCGTCCGCGGGCCTGGACCCCATCCCTTCCGGCAAGCCGATGGCATCGGTGGGGCAGCCGCGCTTGATCAGCCACGACTGGGCCATCGAGACCAGCGGCAGGCGGACGAAGTCGGCCGTGAAGGTGCGGGCTTCGGTGTCGCGTGTGAGGTGCAGGGCGATCAGCTGCGGCTCGCCGGGAATGCCCCAGGTCGCGGTGCGGTCGTGGAGTACGAAGAAGCTGGTGCGCCCGTCCGGGCTGTGGTGGGAGGCCAGCACGCTCATCTCGTGGGATTCGCTCTCCACGGCGTCCCAGAAGCTCTCCCCCATCGCGGGGTTCGCGGGCTCAAGGCCGTCGAGTCGGAAGTCGGGCTCGTCATCGGTCGGTGCCAAGAAGGTCCGTTTGTCGTATGCGGGGCGTGGGAGGAGTCAGCGGTGGGCCCGCGTGGCAGGCGCGGGCCAGGCACCGGAGCGGACGGCAGGAGGCGCCCCCGCCGCGTTCGTACGCCGGGCGCCGGTGAGCGTGGCACGGCCGGCCTCGGTCAGGGTGAGGGGGACCCCGGCGTGGACGGGGCGGGAGGCGTCCCGCGCGACCAGGCCGGCGGACTCCAGGCGCTGAAGTGCCGAGTAGGCGATGCGGGTGCCGGAGGCGGTGATGACCGACAGGCGCTGGGTGAGCAGGTTCTCGTGGAGCTTGGCTCCGCGGGCGATGGCCAGCAGCGCTGCAGTGTCCGGGGCCGGCAGGTCCGGTGCCTCTCTGGTGTCCGGTCGTGCGGGGCTGGCGGTCTGGAGTTCGGCCAGGGCGGCGAGGACGGCGTCGCGGTGGGTGTCGCGGGTGGCTGCGGCCTGCCGCAGGTGGCCGATGGACCGGTCGATGCGGTCCGCGAGTGTGGTGTCCACGACAGGCTCGTCGAACAGCAGTCGACGTAGGTGATCGCGGTGGTAGTCCACGGCCTGCTGCGCCTGCCTCAGTAGCCGGTGGGCTTCGGCCAGGGCCGCCGTCGGCTCGTCGAGCAGGCCGCGTTCGAGGTATTCGGCCAGGTCAGTGACGGCGTGGCTGGTGACGGCGCGGATCCGCTCGGCCAGAGCCGCATCCGGCGTTGAAGGGGCAGATGGTGGGGTGAGGATGGGCGACTCCGGGAGGTGACGAAGCGGTCGGATGTGTTCAGAAGGGCCTGCCGGGTGCGTCAGCTTCTGAGCTGGACGCGGACGTCCACGTGGCTGCCGTGTGGTGTCTGCGCGGAGGGGCCGAGGCGGTCCAGGATGCGGAGCATCGGCGTGTTCGACGCCGCGGTGTAGACCGACAGGGTGTGGGCGCCACTGCTGCGGGCGTGCGCGGCGGCGTGGCGGGCCATCAGCGTCCCGATGCCTCCCTGCTGCTGGGCGTCGGCGACCTGCAGGCCGAGATCCATCACCCCCCTCTCGCCACTGACGCGCCCGGCGGTGGCCACTGCGGTCACCTGCCCGGCGGCATCAAGGCCGAGCCATGTCGTACCAGCGGCCAGCAGGCGTTCGATATCGCGGATCGCAGCGCGGGTCCGCCCCCACCGCCGGTGAAGACCGGCCGGTGAGCAGCGTTGGTGGAACGCATCGATGCGGGCGATGTCCGAGGTGCCGGCCCGCCGGATGCCGGCGAGCACAACGGTGGGGGCCGGTCGGGGGCGTGGGCCGGTGGGGCGGTTCAGCAGGGGGCTTCGCCCCACGCCGCCGAGACGAAGGCGGTGCGGCGGTAGGACTTGCGGCGCCGGCCGTCCGGCAGGGTGATGTTGCGGGTCTGGATTCCGAACGGGGCCAGGAGCTGGGCCAGTCGGGGCTGAGTGAGGTCGGCGTAGAACCAGCGGCCCTCCGCGGTGCCGGGCAGACGGCGCAGTCCGTCCACCAGGTCCGCCGACGCCAGCGCGTCCGGATCACCGAGCGCGCAGAACACCACCAGGCACGCATCCAGCAGATCGGCCGGCTCCGCGCCTGCCTGCCGACAGGAGCCGTTCTCCGGTCCCTGCCCGCACGGGAGGCACTCGGGTTCGGCCGGGGCGTCTCCGCTCGGGCGGCAGCAGTCCGCCTCCGCATCGGACTCGCCCTCGGCGGGCGGGGTGCTGCCGGTGACCGGGGCGCAGGGGGCGGACATCAGGAGGGACAGCTCGACGCCGGCGGCGAGCCGGTCGAGGAGGAGCTCGGTGTACTCCTCCACGTACGTCTGCGACGAGGTGTTCTCGGGCAGCGGCCGGGAGAACCGCTCCAGGAGCTGGCTTTCGAGGTGCTGGACGGCGGTGTGGGCCTCCAGGAGGGCCCGGTGGTGGAGGTTCTCCGGCTTCGGCTGCGTCCCGAGGAGGGTGTGGGCGAAGGCGTCGAGGATGTTGGGGTGGGTCGTCAACGGGTGGGGCCTTTCGTGGCGAGTGGGGTGGGTGCGGGCTGGGGCAGGCCCGGCAGCGCGTACGGCGCAGGGCCGGGCTTGGGGACGGGCCGGTAGCCCTCCAGTTGGGGGGAGCGGGCGCGGGCGGCGTGGGTGAGCGCGCTGACCGGGCGCCGCTTGATGCCCAGGCGGGCGGCGGCAGTGTTGTAGACGTCGTGGCGGTCCCGCGGGCGGATGGCGACCACGTGGATCTCGGTGCGGTGCGCGGAGCCCGCTGGGGCCGGCCGCTGGGCATAGACCGTGCGCCAGGCGGCATGGCGATCGACGTAGAGCTTGCGCAGGCCGGCGAGGTCGCCGGTGAGCTTGCCGCCGAACAGGTTGGCGTTTACGACGTCCTGGAGCTGGGCGAGGGCGAGGTCGCGGATGTCGCCGGGGGCTGCGAGCAGGTCGTTCAGAGCGCGCGGGTCGAAGCTGAGGCCGAACGCAGGCCGGGGCTCGGGCCCGCTCACGACTCGCCCCCCTCCGGTGCCGCTGCGCCTGCCGGGTCCGGGATCGAGGCGCGGCTGGATCGGCCGGGGCCGCGCAGGAGACGGTGGGCTGGCCGGTCCGGATCGGTCTGGCATGCCGAGAGAGGTCCGCCCGGTGCGCGGACGGCGGCCATGGTGTGGGTGAGGAAGTCCCGGTGCCACACCGCCATCCCCGACTGGCCCGCGTCCGGTTCCTTGTGCTGGAGGTAGGCCAGCCACAGGGCGTGCAGCCAGGCCACCACGTCCAGGTGCTCCTGCCACTGCCCGCACCACGGCGCGGCGGTGGTGACCTCCGCGCCGTAGACGCGCATCAGGAAGTCCTCGACCCAGTCCGTGAGCGTGTCGAGCTCGTTCTCGTACTCCTCGCCCTCCAGCTCCAGGATCGGCCGCGGCTCCGGCGGGAGCGCAGGCGGTACGGGCATCCCCGGCATGCCGGGGAGCGAGGGCATGGCGAAGCCGGGGAAGGGCAACGGGGCGGGGGCAACCGCCAGGCTGTCAAGCTGGCGGGCCTGTTCGGCGGAGCGGTCCAGAAGTTTGAGGACGCTGGCCTGGATGCTCTCCAGCTCGGCTTCCGGTATCCGGACCGGCTCCAGTTCCTCGCCGCCGGTGGCATCTGGTGATTCGTGCACGGGGAAGGGATCTCCTCGCAGCCGTAGAGGCATGGGGAATTCGGGAAGGGAACTTCAACGATCCAGGGGATCCCCGGTTTGGCTAACCGGGGATCCCGTGTTACAAAGCCCGGCAACCGGACAGGAACGGGAGTCGAACCCTCGGGAATCCGCCCCCGTGAGGCGGTGGGCGGAATCAGGCGGACAGGGTGAAGTCGTCCTGGGTGCGGGTCTGCTGGAGCGTTTCGGTGAGCCGGCCGGTGGCGATCTCGGCGTAGTGCTTGGTCTTCTCCACGCCGATGAAGTCGCGGCCCTCCAGCAGGGCGGCGACGCCGGTGGAGCCGGAGCCTGCGCAGAAGTCGAGCACGGAACCGCCTGGCGGGCTGATCTTGACCAGCTCCCGCATCACTTCCACGGGCTTCTGGGTGATGTGCTGGCGGTTCTTGCCCGAGGGCTGCGAGGCCGAGTACAGGCCGGGCAGGTAGACCTCGTTCCGGTCCCCGTCGATGGCTCCGTTGGAGCCCCAAACGATGAACTCGCAGTTCTGGGTGAACCGGCCCTTCTGCGGCCTGGCCTGCGGCTTGTGCCAGGCAAGAACACCACGCCACAGCCATCCGGCGGCCTGGAGCGCGTCGGTGGTGACGGGCAGCTGGCGCCAGTCGGTGAACAGCAGCGCTGTACCGCCGGCACGGGTGAGGCGGTGTGCCTCGGTCATGATCTGGGTGAGCCAGAAGCCGTAGCTCCTCTGGTCCATGTTCTCGCCGGTGAAGTCGGGCAGGCTGTGGCCGGCGTCCGCGGAGGTGTACTTCTGGCGCGCGGTCCGGGAGGTGCGTTCCTTCGCGGTCCGCCCGCCGGAGTTGTATGGCGGGTCGGTGATGACGGAGTCGACGCAGTCGTCCGGGAGGGTGGACAGGACGCTGAGCGCGTCACCCTGGTGCAGGGAGAAAGGCAAAGAGATACCCCAATTCGGTTCGGGAAAGGGAGGGACTCCCCAGAACGCGCCAATGGGGCACATGCCAGCCAGGCGGTATGCGGGCATGGCAAGGCCACGGCAGAAAGCGCCGGCAGTTGCAAGGGGGAGTCCCAAAACTGTAGGGCACGATCCCCGGTTGACCACGGTCGCCGCCAAAACCCTTGAAATAGAGCCTTGATCATCAATTTCTTGGTCAACCGGGGCTCGGCACCTACAGTTTTGGAACCGCCCCGGCACGCACCGACTGCCGGATGGCTTACCCCACCCATGCCTTCACGGAGGGGATCCCTGTGCCCAGGCACACCTGACCCCGCGCTCTGCCGTGCCGGAACGAGAGGGAACTCGAACCGGCCCCCGGCGGGGCAAACCAGATCACCCATTCACCCGGCACGACGCGCCCTTCTCACACGCTCCACGGACCGCGCGGCCGGGCTTCACTCACCAAGGACACTGCTGTGACACGACCTTGCCCTGACCTGCCTGAATCCCGGCCGCCGGCACCGCCCGGCGAGCGGGGAGGCACGCCGGATTGAAGGCCGTAGCCGCCGCTCTCGGCGTCGTCTGCCTCTCCCCCCTCCTCCTCGCCGGCACCGCCGCCATCGCGGCGGCCGGAAGCGCCGGTGCCTCCCGGTCGGCGAACTGCACGCCCGGCGGTGGCACCGTCGACACCGGCGCCGTCGCCCGGCAGGTCGCGGCCATCCTGGGCGGCCAGGGCGCCGACCGGAACGTTCGCGTCGAGGGCCTGGAACTGCCCGCCGAGCAGATCCCGCACGCCAAGACCATCGTCGCCACCGGCGTCGCGATGAAGGTGCCCGAGCGCGGGCAGGTCGTCGCCCTCGCCACCGCCATCCAGGAATCCCGCCTGCGGAACCTCACCTACGGTGACCGCGACAGCCTGGGCCTGTTCCAGCAGCGGCCCAGCATGGGTTGGGGCACACCCGAGCAGATCCGCGACCCCGTCTACGCCTCCACTCGCTTCTACAAGGGGCTGCTGGAGGTCAACGGCTGGCAGCAGATGACGATCACCCAGGCCGCCCAGGCCGTACAGCGCTCCGGCTACCCGGACGCCTACGCCCAGTGGGAGCCCCTCGCCCGGGCCCTGCAGCAGGCCATCGCCAAGACCCTCCCGAACGGCGGCCAAGCCCAGCCCGGCCAGCCCGACACCGGTACGGGCGGCTCCGGCGGCGACTGTCGGCCGGGCGAGGATGGGGCCGGCTGGGGTGAAATCCCCGAAGGTTCCGTCCCCGACGGGTACAAGATCCCCGCGGACGCCTCCCCGAAGGCCCGCACCGCGATCGACTGGGCGATGCACCAGCTCGGCACGATGTACCAGTGGGGAGGCACCTGCCTCGCTCCCCGCGGGCCCGACCCGATGGGGCGCTGCGACTGCTCGAGCCTGATGCAGCAGGCGTACGCCAAGGCCGGCGTCCAGCTGACCCGCACCACGTACACCCAGGTCAAGGAAGGCGACCCGGTCCCGGCCAGTGCCCTGAGGCCCGGTGACCTGCTCTTCACCCGCGGCACCGCCGCCGTTCCCGAGCACGTCGGCATGTACATGGGCGCAGGGCTCGTGATCAACGCCCCGCGCACCGGGCGTCCGGTGCGGATCGAGAAGGTCGGCGACTGGCAGATCCTCGCCGTCCGCCGCATCCCCGCGCTGGGCAGCTGACCGCCGGCTGCGCCCCGGCCTGATCCGGGGCCCCCTCACGCGCCCCGAACGCGCTCTTCCCTTCCCCGTATTCCGCAGGGCCGCTTTGCCCTGCGTACGCAAGGAGCTCCGCCATACCCATTCCACTCGCAGACCGCGTCACCCACCTCGCCTTCGACCCCGGAATCACCCCGAAGGGGGGCGGCCTCCCGGGACTTGACGTCCTGCGCAACGTCGTCAGCTCGATCAACATGTTCGGCATCATCGCCGTGGTCGGCGCCCTGGCCGTGTCCCTCGGCGTGTGGGCCTGGGGCCACCACAGCGGCGGTCACCAGGCCGAGGCCAACGGCAAGAAGGGCGCCGTCGTGAGCGCCGGCGCGGCCCTCGGTCTCGGCGCCGCCAACGGCATCGTCGCCTTCTTCTCCGCCCTCGGCACCCAGGTCCGCTGATGGGGAGGCGCTCCATGTCCCCCCTGCACCGTGCCACCTCCCACTGGCCCGCCAAGCGGCGGATCACCGTCCTGGTGACCGTGACGGCCCTGCTGCTGACGGTCGCCGCAACCGCCGCATTCTTCACCAGCGGGGACCAGGGCGAGGCCCGCGCTCCGGCGGCCCCGGCCTCGCCCAACCCCTCCACGTCCACACCGGGCGCGCTCAAGCCTGGCGCGGGCACGGGCTCGGTTCCGTCGCCGCCGCGGCTGGCGGATCCGCTGGCCTACGCGCGGGCGGCGGCGGTGATGCTGTGGTCCTACGACACCCGCACCACCAGCCGCGACCAGCAGCTCGCCGGCATGCACGCCTGGATGACCGCCGAGAAGAAGTACACCGACTGGACGTCCCTCTCCTCCCAGGTCCCGGACCCGGTGCTGTGGTCGCGGATGGGCGACAACGCCCAGTACGCCACCGCGACCGTCACCGACGCCCGCTTCCCCTCCGCGTTCAAGCAGGCCCTGGCGGAGAACCCGACGGCGATCACCGAGGCGTACATCTACGCGGTCACCGTCACCGGCAAGCAGTCCATCGCCTGGAAGGACGGCGGTGGCGGGGCGGAGGACCGTGCGGTCACCCTCGCCGTCCAGTGCCGGCCGAGTGCCGACTGCGCCCTGGTCTCCCTCGCCCCGAGCGTCGCCCCGTAGCACGCCACTGAACAGATAAGGAGGTACCCCTTCCAGTGGACTTCTGCTCCCTGCCCATCGCGAGCAAGCTGTGCACGGCGGCCGACGCCATCGACTTCGTCAACGATCCAGGCAAGGCCATCACCGAAGGCATCGGCAACTGGATCGCCAAGTCCGTCGGCGAGTTCGCCGCCGGAGCGGCCGAACTGGCCGCCGAGGCCGTCGACACCACCACCAAGGTCGACCTGCGGGCCGGGTGGTTCGTCGACAACTACGAACTACTGCTGCCCATCGGCCTGACGATCCTCGTCGCCACCTTCTGCGCCCAGCTCATCCGGGCCGCCGTCAAACGCGACGGCCAGGCCCTGGCCCAAGCGTTCACCGGCACCGCCAGCGGCGTGCTCTTCTCCTTCGCCGCCATCGCGCTCACCACCGTGGCCATCGAAGTCGTCGACGCTCTGTCGGCCGGCCTGTTCGCCGCAGCGGACACCTCCATCCAGGAAGCCGTACGGCGCATGGTCAAGGCCAGTTACGTCGGCTCGATGGTGCCGCTGGGCTGGATGATCCCCGCAGTCGTCGGCCTCGGCTCCGCGGTCGGAGCGCTGCTGTACTGGTGCGTGATGATGGTCCGCAAGGTCGGCATCCTCGTCCTGGTCACCCTCGCCATATTCGCCGGAGCCGGCGGCGGCTGGGAAGCCGCCCGCAGGTGGCGGCGCGGCTGGATCGAAGCCACCGCCACCCTCGTCGTCTCCAAGCTGCTGATGACGATCGTCTTCCTCCTCGGTGTCTCCGCCCTCGGACGGACCGAGCCGAAGGACGGCATGGCCGCGCTCGCCGACTGCCTCGCCGGTGCCGTGATCATGATGCTGGTGCTGCTCTGCCCGTACGCCACGTTCAAGTTCGTGCACTGGGCCGCCGAAGGCACCGACGGCGAATCGATCCACCGGGCCGGCGGCGCGGGCGCGCAGATCGCCAAGCAGCACACCGAGCAGGCAGCCCGCAAGGCCGCCGCGATGGCCGCCACCGGCGGTGCCGGAGGCGCCGCAGCCGGGGCCGCCCCGCAGGGGCCGGCCAGTGTCCCAGGCCAGTTCCCCGGCGACGTCGCCGCCAGCCCCACCGGCGGCAGCGGCGGGGAGAAGAACACCGCGCCCATGCCGTCCGCGGGCGGCGGGCTCGCCGACGGGCTGTCGAAGGTGGTCCAGCCTCCGCCGACCCGCGTGAACCAGGACACCAGCGGCCACCTCGGCTCCAGCCCCGGCCCGCAGGCCGGGCCGACCTCCCCGGGCCCGGGTGCCGGTCCGGTTCCGCGCAGCACGCAGCAGGTGCCGCCGCAGGGCGCCCCGAGTGCGACAGCCGGATCCACCGGCAGTCCGTTCACTGCTTCGCCGCCGCCCAGCGGTTCCTGATCCGTTCGCCCCAGCCCGGGCGGGACGCACACACCGCGTGTCCCGCCCGGGCACCAGCCCCGCGCCCCGAAAGCGGCCCCTGCCTTGTCTGACCTCACCCTCTCCCCCCTGACGATCAAGTTCCCCCACCGGTCCAGGCGCGGCATCCTGCTCGGCCTGTCCCTTCCCCAGCTCATCCTCACCTCCGCCGCCCTCGCCGTGCTCCTGGCGACCGTGGTCTCCACCGGCCTTCTCGGCGCACTCGCACTGACCCCCTTGTGGGCGGCCATCGCCGCCCTCGTCGCGATCCGCCGCCACGGCCGCTCCCTGATCGACTGGGCGCCAATCGTCCTGCGCTACGCCCACCGCCGACGCACCGGCCAGACAATGTGGCTGGCCCGCGCGGTCTCCCGCCCACAGGTGGACGGCCTGCTGCACTTGCCGGGAACCGCAGCCTCGCTGCGCGTGGTCACCCCGGCCGGATCCCAGGCCGCCGCCGTCCACGACCCCCACCACCAGACCCTCACCGCCGTGGCCCGCGTCACCTCCCGCGCGTTCGCCCTCCTCGACCCCGCCACCCAGAACGCCAACGTGAGTGCCTGGGGCCGGGCACTGGCAGGCATCGCCCGCACCGGGCACATCGCCACCGTCCAGGTCCTGGAACGCACCGTCCCCGACTCCGGTGACACCCTCACCCGCCACTGGACCACCCACGGCCACCCGGCAACACCCGTGGCCGGGCAGGTGTACGCCGACCTCGTCGCCTCCGCCGGACCCGCCGCAGCCCCGCACGAGACGTACCTGGCGGTCTCCCTGGACATGAAGGCCGCCAAGCGCCTGATCTCCCAGGCCGGCGGCGGCCTGCCCGGCGCCTTCACCGTGCTCGGGCAGACCACAGCCTCCGTCTCCCAGGCCGCCCGCAGCGCGGGCCTGATGGTCACCGGCTGGCTCACCGCCCGCGAGATCGCCGCCGTCGTCCGCACCGCCTACGACCCCAGAGCTCTGGCCGGCCTCCAGCAGTGGTCCGAGCATGGCCGCGCCGAGGCCGACCCGGCAGCAGCGGGCCCGGTCGTCCAGGTCGAGGAGTACGACCGGGTCATCACCGACACCGCCCGCCACGCCACCTACTGGGTGGAGAACTGGCCCCGCACCGAAACAACGCCGGGGTTCCTGCACGGCCTGATGTTCACCGCGGGCGTGCGCCGCTCCTTCTCCCTTATATATGTGCCCCAGGAGCTGGAGTCCGCGCTGCGGGACGTCCAGCGGACCAAGGCCACGATCATCGCCGACGCCAACGAACGCGCCCGCCGCGGACAGGTCGACTCCGAAGCCGACTCCGTGGAGTACACCGACGTCAAGGAACGCGAACGCCAGCTCATCGCCGGGCACGCCGACGTCGCCCTCACCGGCCTGCTCACCGTCTCCGCCGAAACCGACGCACAACTGGACGCCGCCTGCGCGCAGATCGAAACCGCCGCCGTCACCTCCCAGGTCGACCTGCGCCGCCTCGTCTACCAGCAGCCCGACGCCTTCACCCTCGCCGCCCTCCCCCTCGCCCGCACCGCCCTCTAAACGGGCTCGGCAGCCCGCCACCTGCCGGAGACCAACCCCCGCATGCAGAAACCCGACCAGTCCGAACTGATCGCAGAGCTCCAGACTCTCCTCGCTGAAGCCCGCGCCCTTCAAGGCGAGCACCAGGCCCAGCTGGCCCCGTACCTGGGCGCCGAGGGCGAGGTCGCGGAGGACCACCTGCGCGAATGGGACGACGCCCGCATCACGACGGCCATCGAAGCCAGCGACCACCTCGACACCCTCCTCGGGCAGATCAGCCTGCTCATCGGCCCGCCTGCGCGGATGCCGTTTACCGTGACCGTCGCCGGCCGCGAACGGCACGACGGCGAGAGGCCGTACAGCTTCGCCCTCTACGCCACCGGCCTCGACGACGCCCTCCACGCCCTCCCCGGGCTGCCCACCTTCCAGCGCTGGTTGCGCGAGGCAGCCGAACTCGCCCCGGACAGCGCCGAGCCCGACGTGTTGCTCGTGTACGAGAGGTGCCACCCCGGGCTGCGGGCGCCGGGTTAGTTCTCCGACCTGCGCTCCGAGCAAACCCGTAAGCCCGTCCCGCCCAGTACAGCCGTTCCACTGCCGGCCGCCCTGGGCACCGCCCACCGCTCCGCGGCTCGCCGCCGCTGACCCACAGAAGAGAGCCCCGCTCTTGGATTCCGCCCTCACCGACGCAGGCGATGCGCACCCGTACCTGCGGGCCGCCACCGCCGGCGTCCGCCACCACACCCGCCAAGGCGCCACCAGCGGCACCCCTGCCGACCGCGCTCACCTCGATGTCTTGCACGGCCATCTGACCGGACTGCACCTGCTGCTGGACCAGCTCGCCGAGGC
Protein-coding sequences here:
- a CDS encoding SCO6880 family protein, yielding MSDLTLSPLTIKFPHRSRRGILLGLSLPQLILTSAALAVLLATVVSTGLLGALALTPLWAAIAALVAIRRHGRSLIDWAPIVLRYAHRRRTGQTMWLARAVSRPQVDGLLHLPGTAASLRVVTPAGSQAAAVHDPHHQTLTAVARVTSRAFALLDPATQNANVSAWGRALAGIARTGHIATVQVLERTVPDSGDTLTRHWTTHGHPATPVAGQVYADLVASAGPAAAPHETYLAVSLDMKAAKRLISQAGGGLPGAFTVLGQTTASVSQAARSAGLMVTGWLTAREIAAVVRTAYDPRALAGLQQWSEHGRAEADPAAAGPVVQVEEYDRVITDTARHATYWVENWPRTETTPGFLHGLMFTAGVRRSFSLIYVPQELESALRDVQRTKATIIADANERARRGQVDSEADSVEYTDVKERERQLIAGHADVALTGLLTVSAETDAQLDAACAQIETAAVTSQVDLRRLVYQQPDAFTLAALPLARTAL